Proteins from a genomic interval of Cyclopterus lumpus isolate fCycLum1 chromosome 18, fCycLum1.pri, whole genome shotgun sequence:
- the kiaa0232 gene encoding uncharacterized protein KIAA0232 homolog isoform X2: protein MRPVSTNSDGPAPPENLSCPYPLVGPLPASEMSLFQSLGPVQSWLGQELEKCGIDAMIYTRYVLSLLLHDSYDYDLQDQENDIFLGWEKGTGKKWGKSKKKGGIDLSLEEMKKQAAVQCLRSASDENSGIESLVEELCSKLKDIQNKQKEEKQIKNKSDGSQSPERAESPSSKDQVEMYYEAFPPLSEKPVCLQEIMTVWNKAKACTYSSSSSSAAPQTSTDTSSPKDCNSEGETAKEGNLEACGTITTVTNERGQQRRSKKEKENRYHGGGGAAAEEKATVHSKRQARHRSEGKYRPRSWSSGSSEAGSSSSGNQGDLKSSRSKAVRIRHKSREAAKNKRTRNSGQVKVIDKEERRITGGSSSSATGGAAKQPQLYKKGKKPLKEIRKDPGWKEAKESEAEARNEKEYMEEPLWYTEPITEYFVPFSSRQSKLETKYRNKVDSPDGFALSTDMRLPERIQGICIANESYQRAYLAAGSFVDGHFVEGPGDAEDETVELTGTSSCPQPEDSRDLDDKHLSEFTHFYEVDIYQSILDTSASDSIQESRILSMIRQKSKEQGDVEAECCLVLDGLDQQGKSAIRADSQEAPGSFGFLMEDLESMAQVWGCYSPSTSEDIEGESFVGDSPIRLSPLLDSVSFTLSKLSGNLEEPAISEATSEPSGLNSSCFSLFELQYDSPTFPFPRDSLAVGHENNTDSSSCLDPHSNKQSRLLIWTKNSAFDETEHCSNLSTRTCSPWSHSEETRSDNEQGNVPAEDAAQIGNEEIDCIIPPLSGTYLEDEILDFLQENSGHKCEEVSVSTTSNKTLTKKSKLESICGIALEKDESKQYSTGMFSDNTKQHSDDYSSGIIKDIWTAIGDDKSVMSKPGAEQPSEGLFSDESGGYCCSCLEEQEKEVPIQGPPKKAVQRSEYHLWEGKKDLAKNKLSKVDGAGDYMTPSKPWDLNSDKESTSFILGGVYGELKTLSGDKNWAVVPPSDTQDSLLQCAAASASSSDMLTITGTDVFMNTGSCFAPGHRPLWRPLVSFGQSDQAIRGGGDGLNKGFSFIFHEDLLGSYGGLQSKEHGLEYPFSSFNLNNPFSQVLHVECSFEPEDMASFSPGFKPKSILCSDSENEAFHPRIYGINRTQYRAIRISPRTHFRPISASELSPGGVSDSEAETDKDETIFPVQAPLDVFDDPQADLKPLEEDAECEGPYYGKSELESGKFLPRLKKSGMEKSAQTSLDSQEGSSTLLPITEQEICLDCKTAAAASTAGGQTEVSVGKVRKEKSSGEKQSCLSAPAGQIPKYGIAYDFVGDVPEFPLLNRSGQGGTGNQQDECWWQNTLCSPLFPGSQCTGSSNI from the exons GAAAACGACATCTTCTTGGGCTGGGAGAAGGGAACTGGGAAGAAATGGGGCAAGAGCAAGAAGAAAGGAGGGATCGACCTGAGTCTTGAGGAAATGAAGAAGCAAGCTGCTGTGCAATGCCTCCGCTCTGCATCTGATGAA AACTCTGGAATTGAGAGCCTGGTTGAAGAGCTTTGCTCTAAACTAAAGGAcatccaaaacaaacagaaag AGGAAAaacagataaaaaataaatctgatggCTCTCAGTCTCCCGAGCGAGCTGAGTCCCCCTCTTCAAAGGACCAGGTGGAAAT GTATTATGAAGCCTTTCCTCCTTTGTCAGAGAAACCTGTTTGTCTCCAAGAGATCATGACGGTGTGGAACAAGGCTAAGGCCTGTACATACTCAAGTTCATCATCCTCCGCAGCCCCAcagaccagcacagacacctCTTCCCCAAAAGATTGCAACAGTGAAGGTGAGACCGCAAAGGAGGGAAACCTTGAAGCCTGTGGCACCATCACTACTGTGACCAACGAAAGAGGCCAGCAGCGACGAagcaagaaggagaaagaaaacagataccatggtggtggtggtgcagcaGCGGAGGAGAAAGCTACCGTCCACTCGAAGAGACAGGCGAGACACCGATCTGAGGGAAAATACCGACCCAGATCCTGGTCTTCTGGCTCTAGCGAGGCGGGCTCAAGCTCAAGTGGGAACCAGGGTGACTTGAAGTCATCAAGAAGCAAAGCAGTTAGAATTAGGCACAAATCCAGGGAGGCTGCAAAAAACAAGAGAACACGCAACAGCGGGCAGGTGAAGGTAATCGACAAAGAGGAGCGAAGAATCACGGGAGGGAGCAGTAGCAGCGCCACTGGAGGCGCTGCCAAACAACCACAGCTTtacaaaaaggggaagaaacctctGAAGGAGATTCGTAAAGACCCAGGCTGGAAGGAGGCAAAAGAGTCCGAAGCTGAGGCCAGAAACGAAAAAGAATACATGGAGGAGCCACTTTGGTACACTGAGCCCATCACAGAGTATTTTGTACCTTTCAGCAGCAGACAAAGCAAGCTGGAAACAAAATATCGAAACAAGGTAGACTCTCCTGATGGCTTTGCTTTGTCAACCGACATGAGGCTGCCGGAGAGAATCCAGGGAATCTGCATTGCCAATGAGAGCTACCAGAGAGCATACCTAGCAGCAGGCTCGTTTGTGGATGGGCACTTTGTGGAAGGGCCTGGCGACGCAGAAGATGAAACTGTTGAACTCACCGGGACCTCAAGCTGCCCTCAGCCAGAGGATAGTAGAGATTTAGATGACAAGCATCTGTCTGAATTCACTCACTTCTATGAAGTTGACATTTATCAATCCATATTGGATACTAGTGCCTCAGACTCTATACAAGAGAGTCGGATCTTAAGCATGATTCGACAAAAAAGCAAAGAGCAAGGAGACGTAGAGGCAGAATGTTGTTTAGTGTTAGATGGCCTTGATCAGCAAGGGAAAAGTGCAATACGGGCAGACTCACAGGAAGCTCCAGGATCCTTTGGATTCTTAATGGAGGATCTTGAAAGCATGGCTCAAGTGTGGGGATGTTATTCGCCATCTACTTCAGAAGATATAGAAGGAGAAAGCTTCGTGGGAGACTCCCCCATCCgactctcccccctcctcgATAGTGTTTCATTCACCCTGAGCAAACTGTCTGGAAATCTGGAGGAGCCAGCCATCTCTGAAGCCACCAGTGAACCATCCGGTTTGAACTCATCCTGCTTCTCTCTTTTCGAGCTGCAGTATGACAGCCCTACTTTTCCTTTTCCCCGCGACTCACTCGCCGTTGGACACGAAAACAACACAGATTCTAGTAGCTGTCTCGACCCACATTCTAATAAACAGTCTCGCTTGCTAATATGGACCAAAAATAGTGCCTTTGACGAAACTGAACACTGTTCTAACCTTTCAACGCGAACATGCAGTCCGTGGTCACATTCAGAGGAGACTCGGTCAGACAACGAGCAAGGAAATGTTCCGGCGGAGGATGCTGCTCAAATTGGCAACGAGGAGATTGATTGTataatccctcctctctctggtaCATATCTGGAGGATGAAATCTTGGATTTTTTGCAAGAAAACTCTGGCCATAAGTGTGAGGAGGTCAGTGTTAGCACAACGTCCAACAAGACCCTCACCAAAAAATCTAAATTGGAGTCCATTTGTGGTATCGCATTGGAGAAGGATGAGAGTAAACAGTACAGCACTGGCATGTTTTCggacaacacaaaacaacacagtgaTGACTACAGCTCAGGGATAATAAAGGACATTTGGACGGCAATAGGGGATGACAAATCTGTAATGTCAAAGCCAGGAGCAGAACAACCGAGTGAGGGGCTATTCTCAGATGAGTCAGGCGGTTACTGCTGCAGCTGTCTGGAAGAGCAGGAGAAAGAAGTTCCGATTCAGGGGCCTCCGAAAAAAGCGGTGCAGAGGTCAGAGTATCACCTTTGGGAAGGCAAGAAAGACTTAGCCAAAAACAAACTCTCCAAGGTAGATGGTGCTGGGGATTACATGACTCCGTCCAAGCCCTGGGACCTGAACTCTGACAAGGAGAGTACATCATTCATCCTCGGAGGGGTGTACGGAGAGCTGAAGACACTAAGTGGTGATAAGAATTGGGCTGTCGTGCCGCCAAGTGACACCCAAGATAGCCTGCTCCAGTGTGCTGCTGCATCTGCTTCCAGCTCAGATATGCTTACCATCACTGGCACAGATGTGTTCATGAACACTGGCAGCTGCTTTGCCCCTGGGCACAGGCCCCTGTGGAGGCCTCTTGTGTCCTTCGGTCAGAGTGACCAGGCCATCAGAGGAGGCGGAGATGGATTGAATAAGGGATTTTCTTTCATCTTCCATGAAGATTTGCTTGGATCTTACGGAGGCTTGCAAAGTAAGGAGCACGGTTTAGAATACCCGTTCTCATCCTTCAACCTGAACAATCCCTTCTCTCAAGTCCTCCATGTTGAGTGTTCTTTTGAGCCTGAGGACATGGCTTCGTTCAGTCCGGGCTTCAAGCCCAAATCTATTCTTTGCTCGGACTCTGAGAACGAAGCCTTCCACCCACGAATATATGGCATCAACCGGACGCAGTACAGGGCCATTCGCATTTCCCCCAGGACTCATTTCAGACCCATATCGGCCTCCGAGTTATCTCCTGGTGGAGTGAGTGATTCAGAGGCCGAGACTGACAAAGACGAGACGATTTTTCCCGTCCAGGCGCCGTTGGACGTCTTTGACGATCCTCAGGCCGATCTCAAACCTCTGGAGGAGGACGCAGAATGCGAAGGCCCTTATTACGGGAAGTCAGAACTGGAATCTGGTAAATTCTTACCCAGATTAAAGAAGTCTGGCATGGAGAAGAGTGCCCAGACTTCTCTGGATTCACAGGAGGGCTCCAGTACCCTCCTGCCAATCACTGAGCAAGAGATTTGCTTAGACTGCAAAACGGCAGCAGCTGCATCAACTGCAGGTGGACAGACTGAGGTTTCTGTCGGCAAGGTTCGGAAGGAGAAATCTTCAGGAGAAAAGCAGTCCTGTTTATCTGCACCAGCAGGTCAGATCCCTAAGTATGGGATTGCTTATGACTTTGTTGGAGATGTGCCAGAG TTCCCTCTGTTAAATAGAAGTGGACAGGGAGGAACTGGCAACCAGCAAGACGAGTGCTGGTGGCAGAACACACTGTGTTCCCCCCTTTTCCCTGGATCTCAATGTACAG
- the kiaa0232 gene encoding uncharacterized protein KIAA0232 homolog isoform X1, translating into MRPVSTNSDGPAPPENLSCPYPLVGPLPASEMSLFQSLGPVQSWLGQELEKCGIDAMIYTRYVLSLLLHDSYDYDLQDQSSVTDCSRFVQKENDIFLGWEKGTGKKWGKSKKKGGIDLSLEEMKKQAAVQCLRSASDENSGIESLVEELCSKLKDIQNKQKEEKQIKNKSDGSQSPERAESPSSKDQVEMYYEAFPPLSEKPVCLQEIMTVWNKAKACTYSSSSSSAAPQTSTDTSSPKDCNSEGETAKEGNLEACGTITTVTNERGQQRRSKKEKENRYHGGGGAAAEEKATVHSKRQARHRSEGKYRPRSWSSGSSEAGSSSSGNQGDLKSSRSKAVRIRHKSREAAKNKRTRNSGQVKVIDKEERRITGGSSSSATGGAAKQPQLYKKGKKPLKEIRKDPGWKEAKESEAEARNEKEYMEEPLWYTEPITEYFVPFSSRQSKLETKYRNKVDSPDGFALSTDMRLPERIQGICIANESYQRAYLAAGSFVDGHFVEGPGDAEDETVELTGTSSCPQPEDSRDLDDKHLSEFTHFYEVDIYQSILDTSASDSIQESRILSMIRQKSKEQGDVEAECCLVLDGLDQQGKSAIRADSQEAPGSFGFLMEDLESMAQVWGCYSPSTSEDIEGESFVGDSPIRLSPLLDSVSFTLSKLSGNLEEPAISEATSEPSGLNSSCFSLFELQYDSPTFPFPRDSLAVGHENNTDSSSCLDPHSNKQSRLLIWTKNSAFDETEHCSNLSTRTCSPWSHSEETRSDNEQGNVPAEDAAQIGNEEIDCIIPPLSGTYLEDEILDFLQENSGHKCEEVSVSTTSNKTLTKKSKLESICGIALEKDESKQYSTGMFSDNTKQHSDDYSSGIIKDIWTAIGDDKSVMSKPGAEQPSEGLFSDESGGYCCSCLEEQEKEVPIQGPPKKAVQRSEYHLWEGKKDLAKNKLSKVDGAGDYMTPSKPWDLNSDKESTSFILGGVYGELKTLSGDKNWAVVPPSDTQDSLLQCAAASASSSDMLTITGTDVFMNTGSCFAPGHRPLWRPLVSFGQSDQAIRGGGDGLNKGFSFIFHEDLLGSYGGLQSKEHGLEYPFSSFNLNNPFSQVLHVECSFEPEDMASFSPGFKPKSILCSDSENEAFHPRIYGINRTQYRAIRISPRTHFRPISASELSPGGVSDSEAETDKDETIFPVQAPLDVFDDPQADLKPLEEDAECEGPYYGKSELESGKFLPRLKKSGMEKSAQTSLDSQEGSSTLLPITEQEICLDCKTAAAASTAGGQTEVSVGKVRKEKSSGEKQSCLSAPAGQIPKYGIAYDFVGDVPEFPLLNRSGQGGTGNQQDECWWQNTLCSPLFPGSQCTGSSNI; encoded by the exons TCTTCTGTGACTGACTGTTCACGGTTTGTGCAAAAGGAAAACGACATCTTCTTGGGCTGGGAGAAGGGAACTGGGAAGAAATGGGGCAAGAGCAAGAAGAAAGGAGGGATCGACCTGAGTCTTGAGGAAATGAAGAAGCAAGCTGCTGTGCAATGCCTCCGCTCTGCATCTGATGAA AACTCTGGAATTGAGAGCCTGGTTGAAGAGCTTTGCTCTAAACTAAAGGAcatccaaaacaaacagaaag AGGAAAaacagataaaaaataaatctgatggCTCTCAGTCTCCCGAGCGAGCTGAGTCCCCCTCTTCAAAGGACCAGGTGGAAAT GTATTATGAAGCCTTTCCTCCTTTGTCAGAGAAACCTGTTTGTCTCCAAGAGATCATGACGGTGTGGAACAAGGCTAAGGCCTGTACATACTCAAGTTCATCATCCTCCGCAGCCCCAcagaccagcacagacacctCTTCCCCAAAAGATTGCAACAGTGAAGGTGAGACCGCAAAGGAGGGAAACCTTGAAGCCTGTGGCACCATCACTACTGTGACCAACGAAAGAGGCCAGCAGCGACGAagcaagaaggagaaagaaaacagataccatggtggtggtggtgcagcaGCGGAGGAGAAAGCTACCGTCCACTCGAAGAGACAGGCGAGACACCGATCTGAGGGAAAATACCGACCCAGATCCTGGTCTTCTGGCTCTAGCGAGGCGGGCTCAAGCTCAAGTGGGAACCAGGGTGACTTGAAGTCATCAAGAAGCAAAGCAGTTAGAATTAGGCACAAATCCAGGGAGGCTGCAAAAAACAAGAGAACACGCAACAGCGGGCAGGTGAAGGTAATCGACAAAGAGGAGCGAAGAATCACGGGAGGGAGCAGTAGCAGCGCCACTGGAGGCGCTGCCAAACAACCACAGCTTtacaaaaaggggaagaaacctctGAAGGAGATTCGTAAAGACCCAGGCTGGAAGGAGGCAAAAGAGTCCGAAGCTGAGGCCAGAAACGAAAAAGAATACATGGAGGAGCCACTTTGGTACACTGAGCCCATCACAGAGTATTTTGTACCTTTCAGCAGCAGACAAAGCAAGCTGGAAACAAAATATCGAAACAAGGTAGACTCTCCTGATGGCTTTGCTTTGTCAACCGACATGAGGCTGCCGGAGAGAATCCAGGGAATCTGCATTGCCAATGAGAGCTACCAGAGAGCATACCTAGCAGCAGGCTCGTTTGTGGATGGGCACTTTGTGGAAGGGCCTGGCGACGCAGAAGATGAAACTGTTGAACTCACCGGGACCTCAAGCTGCCCTCAGCCAGAGGATAGTAGAGATTTAGATGACAAGCATCTGTCTGAATTCACTCACTTCTATGAAGTTGACATTTATCAATCCATATTGGATACTAGTGCCTCAGACTCTATACAAGAGAGTCGGATCTTAAGCATGATTCGACAAAAAAGCAAAGAGCAAGGAGACGTAGAGGCAGAATGTTGTTTAGTGTTAGATGGCCTTGATCAGCAAGGGAAAAGTGCAATACGGGCAGACTCACAGGAAGCTCCAGGATCCTTTGGATTCTTAATGGAGGATCTTGAAAGCATGGCTCAAGTGTGGGGATGTTATTCGCCATCTACTTCAGAAGATATAGAAGGAGAAAGCTTCGTGGGAGACTCCCCCATCCgactctcccccctcctcgATAGTGTTTCATTCACCCTGAGCAAACTGTCTGGAAATCTGGAGGAGCCAGCCATCTCTGAAGCCACCAGTGAACCATCCGGTTTGAACTCATCCTGCTTCTCTCTTTTCGAGCTGCAGTATGACAGCCCTACTTTTCCTTTTCCCCGCGACTCACTCGCCGTTGGACACGAAAACAACACAGATTCTAGTAGCTGTCTCGACCCACATTCTAATAAACAGTCTCGCTTGCTAATATGGACCAAAAATAGTGCCTTTGACGAAACTGAACACTGTTCTAACCTTTCAACGCGAACATGCAGTCCGTGGTCACATTCAGAGGAGACTCGGTCAGACAACGAGCAAGGAAATGTTCCGGCGGAGGATGCTGCTCAAATTGGCAACGAGGAGATTGATTGTataatccctcctctctctggtaCATATCTGGAGGATGAAATCTTGGATTTTTTGCAAGAAAACTCTGGCCATAAGTGTGAGGAGGTCAGTGTTAGCACAACGTCCAACAAGACCCTCACCAAAAAATCTAAATTGGAGTCCATTTGTGGTATCGCATTGGAGAAGGATGAGAGTAAACAGTACAGCACTGGCATGTTTTCggacaacacaaaacaacacagtgaTGACTACAGCTCAGGGATAATAAAGGACATTTGGACGGCAATAGGGGATGACAAATCTGTAATGTCAAAGCCAGGAGCAGAACAACCGAGTGAGGGGCTATTCTCAGATGAGTCAGGCGGTTACTGCTGCAGCTGTCTGGAAGAGCAGGAGAAAGAAGTTCCGATTCAGGGGCCTCCGAAAAAAGCGGTGCAGAGGTCAGAGTATCACCTTTGGGAAGGCAAGAAAGACTTAGCCAAAAACAAACTCTCCAAGGTAGATGGTGCTGGGGATTACATGACTCCGTCCAAGCCCTGGGACCTGAACTCTGACAAGGAGAGTACATCATTCATCCTCGGAGGGGTGTACGGAGAGCTGAAGACACTAAGTGGTGATAAGAATTGGGCTGTCGTGCCGCCAAGTGACACCCAAGATAGCCTGCTCCAGTGTGCTGCTGCATCTGCTTCCAGCTCAGATATGCTTACCATCACTGGCACAGATGTGTTCATGAACACTGGCAGCTGCTTTGCCCCTGGGCACAGGCCCCTGTGGAGGCCTCTTGTGTCCTTCGGTCAGAGTGACCAGGCCATCAGAGGAGGCGGAGATGGATTGAATAAGGGATTTTCTTTCATCTTCCATGAAGATTTGCTTGGATCTTACGGAGGCTTGCAAAGTAAGGAGCACGGTTTAGAATACCCGTTCTCATCCTTCAACCTGAACAATCCCTTCTCTCAAGTCCTCCATGTTGAGTGTTCTTTTGAGCCTGAGGACATGGCTTCGTTCAGTCCGGGCTTCAAGCCCAAATCTATTCTTTGCTCGGACTCTGAGAACGAAGCCTTCCACCCACGAATATATGGCATCAACCGGACGCAGTACAGGGCCATTCGCATTTCCCCCAGGACTCATTTCAGACCCATATCGGCCTCCGAGTTATCTCCTGGTGGAGTGAGTGATTCAGAGGCCGAGACTGACAAAGACGAGACGATTTTTCCCGTCCAGGCGCCGTTGGACGTCTTTGACGATCCTCAGGCCGATCTCAAACCTCTGGAGGAGGACGCAGAATGCGAAGGCCCTTATTACGGGAAGTCAGAACTGGAATCTGGTAAATTCTTACCCAGATTAAAGAAGTCTGGCATGGAGAAGAGTGCCCAGACTTCTCTGGATTCACAGGAGGGCTCCAGTACCCTCCTGCCAATCACTGAGCAAGAGATTTGCTTAGACTGCAAAACGGCAGCAGCTGCATCAACTGCAGGTGGACAGACTGAGGTTTCTGTCGGCAAGGTTCGGAAGGAGAAATCTTCAGGAGAAAAGCAGTCCTGTTTATCTGCACCAGCAGGTCAGATCCCTAAGTATGGGATTGCTTATGACTTTGTTGGAGATGTGCCAGAG TTCCCTCTGTTAAATAGAAGTGGACAGGGAGGAACTGGCAACCAGCAAGACGAGTGCTGGTGGCAGAACACACTGTGTTCCCCCCTTTTCCCTGGATCTCAATGTACAG